Proteins encoded by one window of Polaribacter haliotis:
- the secG gene encoding preprotein translocase subunit SecG, whose product MSYTAFLILILIIAIALILIVMVQNPKGGGLSSSFGGGGAQSLGGVQNTNKFLDNTTWTLAIAMFALILLANIAIPRGGDDNFKLDNTLDGIESTTPAPATPTTTTNDSL is encoded by the coding sequence ATGAGTTATACAGCTTTTTTAATTCTGATTTTAATTATTGCAATCGCTTTAATTTTAATAGTTATGGTACAAAACCCTAAAGGTGGAGGATTATCTTCTTCTTTTGGTGGTGGTGGAGCACAGTCTTTAGGAGGTGTGCAAAACACAAATAAATTTTTAGATAATACAACTTGGACATTGGCAATTGCAATGTTTGCTTTAATTTTATTAGCTAATATAGCGATTCCAAGAGGTGGTGATGATAACTTTAAACTAGACAATACTTTAGATGGTATCGAAAGTACAACACCAGCTCCAGCTACTCCAACAACAACTACAAACGATAGTTTATAA
- a CDS encoding co-chaperone GroES, giving the protein MGLNIKPLADRVLVEPAPAETKTASGLIIPDNAKEKPQQGTVVAIGNGKVDEPLTVKVGDTVLYSKYGGTDLKLEGKDYLMMRESDILAII; this is encoded by the coding sequence ATGGGATTAAACATTAAACCTTTAGCAGATAGAGTTCTTGTAGAACCTGCTCCAGCAGAAACAAAAACAGCATCTGGATTAATTATACCAGATAATGCAAAAGAAAAACCACAACAAGGAACTGTTGTAGCCATTGGAAATGGTAAAGTAGATGAGCCATTAACTGTAAAAGTTGGTGACACTGTTTTATATAGCAAATATGGTGGTACAGATTTAAAGTTAGAAGGAAAAGATTATTTAATGATGCGTGAATCTGATATTCTTGCAATTATATAA
- the groL gene encoding chaperonin GroEL (60 kDa chaperone family; promotes refolding of misfolded polypeptides especially under stressful conditions; forms two stacked rings of heptamers to form a barrel-shaped 14mer; ends can be capped by GroES; misfolded proteins enter the barrel where they are refolded when GroES binds), with translation MAKDIKFDIEARDGLKRGVDALANAVKVTLGPKGRNVIISKSFGAPTVTKDGVSVAKEVELENELENMGAQMVKEVASKTNDLAGDGTTTATVLAQAIVKEGLKNVAAGANPMDLKRGIDKAVAAIIADLEKQAQKVGNSSEKIKQVAAISANNDDVIGDLIATAFTKVGKEGVITVEEAKGMETYVDVVEGMQFDRGYLSPYFVTDADKMIADLENPYILLFDKKISNLQEILPILEPVSQSGRPLLIIAEDVDGQALATLVVNKLRGGLKIAAVKAPGFGDRRKAMLEDIAILTGGTVISEERGFSLENATLDLLGTAETITVDKDNTTIVNGSGNAEAIKTRVNQIKSQIETTTSDYDKEKLQERLAKLAGGVAVLYVGAASEVEMKEKKDRVDDALHATRAAVEEGIVAGGGVALVRAKKVLEKLATENLDETTGVQIINKAIEAPLRIIVENAGGEGSVVLNKVLEGKKDFGYNAKTDEYVDMLKAGIIDPKKVTRVALENAASVAGMILTTECALIDIKEDAGAAGMPPMGGGMPGMM, from the coding sequence ATGGCAAAAGATATAAAATTTGATATTGAAGCAAGAGACGGATTAAAACGTGGAGTTGATGCTTTAGCAAATGCAGTAAAAGTAACTTTAGGACCAAAAGGAAGAAATGTAATTATCTCTAAATCTTTTGGTGCACCAACTGTAACGAAAGATGGTGTTTCTGTTGCAAAAGAAGTAGAATTAGAAAACGAGCTTGAAAACATGGGAGCTCAAATGGTAAAAGAAGTTGCCTCTAAAACAAACGATTTAGCAGGTGATGGAACAACAACTGCAACTGTGCTTGCACAAGCAATTGTAAAAGAAGGCTTAAAAAATGTAGCTGCAGGTGCAAATCCAATGGATTTAAAACGCGGAATTGACAAAGCAGTTGCTGCAATTATTGCAGATTTAGAAAAGCAGGCTCAAAAAGTGGGTAATTCTTCAGAAAAAATAAAACAAGTTGCAGCAATTTCTGCAAATAACGATGATGTTATTGGAGATTTAATTGCAACTGCATTTACCAAAGTTGGTAAAGAAGGTGTAATTACTGTAGAAGAAGCAAAAGGTATGGAAACCTATGTAGATGTTGTGGAAGGAATGCAGTTTGACAGAGGTTATTTATCTCCATATTTTGTAACAGACGCAGATAAAATGATTGCAGATTTAGAAAACCCGTATATTTTATTATTCGATAAAAAGATTTCTAACCTACAAGAAATTCTTCCAATTTTAGAACCAGTTTCTCAATCTGGTAGACCTTTATTAATTATTGCTGAAGATGTAGATGGACAAGCATTAGCAACTTTAGTTGTTAATAAATTAAGAGGTGGATTAAAAATTGCTGCTGTAAAAGCTCCTGGTTTTGGAGACAGAAGAAAAGCAATGTTAGAAGACATCGCTATTTTAACTGGTGGTACTGTAATTTCTGAAGAAAGAGGTTTTTCTCTTGAAAATGCAACATTAGATTTATTAGGAACTGCTGAAACAATTACTGTAGATAAAGACAATACAACTATTGTAAATGGTTCTGGAAACGCAGAAGCTATAAAAACTAGAGTAAATCAGATTAAATCTCAAATTGAAACTACAACATCTGATTACGATAAAGAAAAACTACAAGAACGTTTGGCAAAGTTAGCTGGTGGTGTTGCAGTTTTATATGTTGGTGCTGCTTCTGAAGTAGAAATGAAAGAGAAAAAAGACAGAGTAGATGATGCTTTACATGCTACTAGAGCTGCAGTAGAAGAAGGAATTGTTGCTGGTGGTGGAGTTGCTTTAGTGCGCGCTAAGAAAGTTTTAGAAAAATTAGCAACTGAGAATTTAGACGAAACTACAGGTGTACAAATAATTAACAAAGCAATAGAAGCTCCATTAAGAATTATTGTTGAAAATGCTGGAGGTGAAGGTTCTGTAGTTTTAAACAAAGTTTTAGAAGGTAAAAAAGACTTTGGTTACAACGCAAAAACAGATGAATATGTAGACATGCTAAAAGCAGGAATTATAGATCCTAAAAAAGTTACACGTGTTGCATTAGAAAATGCTGCATCTGTTGCTGGAATGATTCTAACAACTGAGTGTGCTTTAATAGATATTAAAGAAGATGCTGGTGCAGCAGGAATGCCTCCAATGGGTGGTGGAATGCCAGGAATGATGTAA
- a CDS encoding T9SS type A sorting domain-containing protein produces MKTLRLKLFYLLFGFSLLTFGQTLEKTYISSAGQVEEPPNFAFYANDEMHYFTTEGSKGNITFNIKFYDTSHQEKKNITIATSSRGIEKVGLPSDKLFNSDSKIEFLLLIESDEVERYSFKLFNEDGDELFDFGMGYNYKLFKDHNNNFKLLITDSDKAKGQNFRVYGLSGTLSTEQENLLLSKVTTFPNPSSKVLNISNLKKHNGFLEVYTITGKKVFTKKVDKSLTEISFDISSLSKGVYFYKIGKTSNKFIKK; encoded by the coding sequence ATGAAAACTTTACGCCTAAAATTATTTTATTTATTATTTGGATTTAGCTTATTAACGTTTGGACAAACTTTAGAGAAAACATATATTTCAAGCGCTGGTCAAGTTGAAGAACCACCTAATTTTGCCTTTTATGCAAATGATGAAATGCATTATTTTACCACAGAAGGAAGTAAAGGAAATATTACTTTTAATATAAAATTTTACGACACTTCGCATCAAGAGAAAAAAAACATTACAATAGCAACTTCCTCTAGAGGTATTGAAAAAGTTGGACTTCCTTCTGATAAATTATTCAATTCAGATTCTAAAATAGAGTTTCTACTTTTGATAGAAAGTGATGAAGTTGAAAGATATAGCTTTAAACTTTTTAACGAAGATGGCGATGAATTATTTGATTTTGGAATGGGGTATAATTATAAATTATTTAAAGATCATAATAATAATTTTAAACTTTTAATAACGGATTCAGATAAAGCCAAAGGGCAGAATTTTAGAGTATATGGACTTTCTGGCACACTCTCAACTGAACAAGAAAACTTGTTATTAAGTAAAGTAACAACGTTTCCAAATCCTTCTTCAAAAGTTTTAAATATTTCAAACTTAAAAAAACATAATGGATTCCTAGAAGTTTATACAATTACAGGTAAAAAGGTATTTACCAAAAAAGTTGATAAATCACTAACAGAAATTTCTTTTGACATCTCTTCATTATCAAAAGGAGTGTATTTTTATAAGATTGGAAAAACTTCTAATAAGTTTATCAAAAAATAA
- a CDS encoding glycine--tRNA ligase — MAKQEDQFKKVLSHAKEYGYVFQSSEIYDGLSAVYDYAQNGVELKKNIRDYWWKAMVQMHENIVGIDAAILMHPTTWKASGHVDAFNDPLIDNKDSKKRYRADVLVEDFREKISEKIQKDVDKAKKRFGEAFNEEEFRNTNPNVLRRQKQMDEITLELTRVQEESDLVGFRQLIIDLGINCPVSGSKNWTEVKQFNLMFGTQIGASAENSTQVYLRPETAQGIFVNFLNVQKTGRMKIPFGIAQTGKAFRNEIVARQFIFRMREFEQMEMQFFVKPGTQKEWYKEWKETRLKWHLSLGMGAENYRFHDHDKLAHYADAAADIEFKFPFGFKELEGIHSRTDFDLKAHEEYSGKKLQYFDHEENKSYVPYVVETSIGLDRMFLAVFSNSLQEEALENGTTRTVLKLPAVLAPFKAAIFPLVKKDGLPEVARKIMDDLKWDFNVFYDEKDAVGKRYRRQDAAGTPFCITVDHDTLEDNCVTIRHRDTMEQKRVAIDDLKEIIKAEVDVKTWLQKM, encoded by the coding sequence ATGGCAAAACAAGAAGATCAATTTAAAAAGGTGTTATCGCATGCGAAGGAATATGGTTATGTATTTCAGTCGAGCGAAATTTACGACGGATTAAGTGCAGTTTACGACTATGCTCAAAATGGAGTAGAATTAAAGAAAAATATAAGAGATTACTGGTGGAAAGCAATGGTGCAAATGCACGAAAATATTGTGGGTATAGATGCTGCAATTTTAATGCACCCAACCACTTGGAAAGCTTCTGGTCACGTAGATGCTTTTAACGATCCTTTAATTGATAATAAAGATTCTAAAAAACGTTACAGAGCAGATGTTTTAGTGGAAGATTTTAGAGAGAAAATTTCTGAAAAAATTCAAAAAGATGTAGATAAAGCTAAAAAACGTTTTGGAGAAGCTTTTAACGAAGAGGAATTTAGAAATACAAATCCGAATGTTTTGCGCCGTCAAAAACAAATGGACGAAATAACTTTAGAGCTTACAAGAGTTCAAGAAGAAAGTGATTTGGTTGGTTTTAGACAATTAATAATAGATTTAGGAATCAATTGCCCAGTTTCTGGTTCAAAAAATTGGACGGAAGTAAAGCAATTCAATTTAATGTTTGGAACTCAAATTGGAGCTTCTGCAGAAAACTCTACACAAGTATATTTACGACCTGAAACTGCACAAGGTATTTTTGTAAACTTCTTAAATGTTCAGAAAACAGGAAGAATGAAGATTCCTTTCGGAATTGCACAAACAGGTAAAGCTTTTAGAAATGAGATTGTTGCAAGACAATTTATTTTTAGGATGCGTGAGTTCGAACAAATGGAAATGCAATTTTTTGTAAAACCTGGAACTCAAAAAGAGTGGTATAAAGAGTGGAAAGAAACACGATTAAAATGGCATTTATCATTAGGAATGGGAGCAGAGAACTATCGTTTTCACGACCATGATAAATTAGCACATTATGCAGATGCAGCTGCAGATATTGAGTTTAAATTCCCTTTTGGTTTTAAAGAATTAGAAGGAATTCACTCAAGAACAGATTTCGATTTAAAAGCGCACGAAGAATATTCTGGAAAGAAATTACAATATTTCGATCATGAAGAAAACAAAAGTTACGTGCCTTATGTTGTAGAAACTTCTATAGGTTTAGATAGAATGTTTTTAGCTGTTTTTTCTAATTCTTTACAAGAAGAAGCATTAGAAAACGGAACTACAAGAACTGTTTTAAAATTACCTGCAGTTTTAGCACCATTTAAAGCGGCAATTTTTCCGTTAGTTAAAAAAGATGGTTTACCAGAAGTTGCACGTAAAATTATGGACGATTTAAAATGGGATTTCAACGTATTTTATGATGAAAAAGATGCTGTAGGAAAACGTTACAGAAGACAAGATGCAGCTGGTACTCCTTTCTGTATTACAGTAGATCATGATACTTTAGAAGACAATTGTGTAACAATACGTCATAGAGATACAATGGAACAAAAACGTGTTGCAATTGACGATTTAAAAGAGATTATAAAAGCAGAAGTAGACGTAAAAACTTGGTTACAGAAAATGTAA
- a CDS encoding ComF family protein has translation MKILTDLFQLFYPRLCANCDTQLIENELILCTFCRHDLPLTNFNNYRENKVAKIFYGRIAVEKAYSLLFYRKEGISKKLIQELKYKGNEDIGIFFGNWLGEMLKENKEFNDIDCIIPVPLHPKKKRQRGYNQVSKFGETVGKHLQITFNERLLTRISSSKTQTLQSRFERFTNNDTKFSLMDYTTLKNKHILIVDDVITTGATLEACAKELQKTENIKISFLTIGYTELNL, from the coding sequence ATGAAAATATTAACTGATCTTTTTCAACTTTTTTATCCTAGATTATGTGCAAATTGCGATACTCAACTGATTGAAAACGAACTTATTTTATGTACATTTTGTAGACACGATTTACCGTTAACAAACTTCAATAATTATAGAGAAAATAAAGTTGCAAAAATTTTTTATGGAAGAATTGCTGTAGAAAAAGCATATTCATTATTATTTTATAGAAAAGAAGGCATTTCCAAAAAACTAATTCAGGAATTAAAATACAAAGGAAATGAAGATATTGGTATTTTTTTTGGTAATTGGTTGGGCGAAATGTTAAAAGAAAATAAAGAATTTAACGATATAGACTGCATTATACCTGTACCACTTCATCCTAAAAAAAAGCGACAAAGAGGTTACAATCAAGTTAGTAAATTTGGTGAAACTGTTGGAAAACACTTACAAATTACTTTTAACGAAAGGCTTTTAACAAGAATATCCTCTTCAAAAACACAAACCTTACAATCTCGTTTTGAGAGATTTACAAATAACGATACCAAATTTTCATTAATGGATTACACTACTTTAAAAAACAAACATATTTTAATAGTAGATGATGTTATTACTACTGGTGCAACTTTAGAAGCGTGTGCGAAAGAACTTCAAAAAACAGAAAATATTAAAATTAGCTTTTTAACAATTGGCTATACAGAGTTAAATTTATAA
- a CDS encoding Ig-like domain-containing protein, with protein sequence MIFSKKIIFLLFFVVLISSCAKTGRPDGGPKDEDAPLFVTSNPPYESINFKEKEVELYFNEFVKLKDLNKQLVVSPPLKNPLIVTPQSTASKFLKIEILDTLATNTTYIFNFGNAIEDNNESNILEGFKYVFSTGTYIDSLKTSGEVQDAFFREKPKKTNIVLYRIDSTYTDSLIYKKKPNYVTSALDTTKFNFSNLKEGKYRLMALQESSSDYLFNSKLDKIGFYNDTISLPRDSILLRPIVLFKEVQPYKFRRGKEITKGKIQFGYDGKIKDLKVNLLSKVPDSFKSISRFEANKDTLNYWFTPIDVDSLNFTVSNDIYIDTVTVRLRKNKIDSLNVNFPSNKLLHFRDTLFIKANNPLTAIDTSKISLIDSDTLRVAFNIFNSKKENKLGIIFEKKQKSAYNLKLLPKAVSDIYKTTIDTLNFSFRTQEIEDYGKITLDVVNSKNENLIIDLISVKEKNKIIERRYIKSSENLVFDLLEPKSYIFRAIIDSNKNKIWDTGNYLKMRQPEKVFYYETQIDLRANNYVFETFSIN encoded by the coding sequence GTGATATTTTCTAAAAAAATTATTTTTTTACTTTTTTTCGTTGTTTTAATTAGCAGTTGTGCAAAAACAGGAAGACCAGATGGTGGCCCAAAAGATGAAGATGCTCCTTTATTTGTTACATCAAATCCACCCTACGAATCTATTAATTTTAAAGAAAAAGAAGTAGAGTTGTATTTTAATGAATTTGTAAAATTAAAAGATTTAAATAAACAATTGGTAGTTTCTCCTCCTCTAAAAAATCCACTTATAGTAACTCCACAAAGTACAGCTAGTAAATTTTTAAAAATTGAAATTTTAGATACATTAGCGACCAACACCACATACATTTTTAATTTTGGAAACGCTATTGAAGATAATAATGAGAGTAATATATTAGAAGGTTTTAAATATGTTTTTTCTACTGGAACATATATAGATTCTCTTAAAACTTCAGGAGAAGTACAAGATGCTTTTTTTAGAGAAAAACCTAAAAAAACAAATATTGTTTTATATCGAATAGATAGCACCTATACAGATTCTCTTATTTATAAGAAAAAACCAAACTATGTAACATCTGCATTAGATACAACCAAATTTAACTTTAGTAATCTTAAAGAGGGTAAATATCGATTAATGGCGCTACAAGAAAGTTCGAGCGATTATCTATTTAATTCGAAATTAGATAAAATTGGTTTTTATAATGATACTATATCGTTACCAAGAGATAGTATTCTTTTGCGACCTATTGTTCTTTTTAAGGAAGTACAGCCTTATAAATTTAGACGAGGAAAAGAAATTACAAAAGGTAAAATTCAGTTTGGTTACGATGGAAAAATTAAAGATTTAAAAGTAAATTTATTATCTAAAGTTCCAGATTCATTTAAAAGCATTTCACGTTTTGAAGCGAATAAAGACACCCTTAACTATTGGTTTACACCTATTGATGTAGACTCTTTAAATTTTACTGTTTCCAACGATATTTATATAGATACTGTAACTGTTCGATTAAGAAAAAATAAGATAGATTCTTTAAACGTAAACTTTCCTTCAAATAAATTATTACATTTTAGAGACACCTTATTTATTAAAGCTAACAACCCTTTAACAGCGATAGATACTAGTAAAATTTCTTTAATTGATTCAGATACTTTAAGGGTTGCGTTCAATATCTTTAATTCTAAAAAAGAAAATAAATTAGGAATTATTTTTGAGAAAAAACAAAAGAGCGCTTACAATTTAAAACTTTTACCAAAAGCAGTATCCGATATTTATAAAACAACAATAGATACTTTAAATTTTAGTTTTAGAACACAAGAAATAGAAGACTATGGAAAAATAACACTGGACGTAGTAAATTCTAAAAACGAAAATCTAATAATTGATCTTATTTCTGTAAAAGAAAAGAATAAAATTATAGAAAGACGCTATATTAAGAGTTCCGAAAATTTAGTTTTCGATTTATTAGAACCTAAATCTTATATTTTTAGAGCAATTATAGATAGTAATAAAAATAAAATCTGGGACACAGGTAACTACCTAAAAATGAGACAACCAGAGAAAGTTTTTTATTATGAAACACAAATAGATTTAAGAGCAAACAACTATGTTTTTGAAACATTTTCTATAAATTAA
- a CDS encoding THC0290_0291 family protein gives MKNPLTILFVIVFFLEIKAQHYTHDIGGFVGSTSLQTDYGERNHFGSELNNQGMSFSVAYYLSFYNRTLRWDPNNVLHNHLMVKTNLQYLSKTKMQHHGIYASKQSYAGEQLRSMKGTVRMMNVGVHLEYFLRPLEEFVYPYSDIFFNPFFTFGFQYSFFNNTATSDLGDWQNDITVFPKKYQNNGHVEVGANESFVFSIGLGSRFKLTEKLDLAAQFNYQYFFSDKVDGLQAAVIENKNNEWALNIQVGLVYHLNFSLPLFY, from the coding sequence TTGAAAAACCCCTTAACAATTCTTTTTGTAATTGTTTTTTTTCTAGAAATAAAGGCTCAACATTACACACACGATATTGGTGGTTTTGTGGGCTCTACTAGTTTACAAACTGATTATGGAGAGAGAAACCATTTTGGTAGCGAATTAAACAATCAAGGAATGTCCTTTTCAGTGGCATATTACCTTAGTTTTTACAACAGAACTTTACGTTGGGACCCCAACAACGTTTTGCACAATCACTTGATGGTTAAAACCAACTTGCAGTATTTAAGCAAAACAAAAATGCAACATCATGGAATTTATGCTTCTAAGCAAAGTTATGCTGGAGAGCAATTAAGATCTATGAAAGGTACTGTAAGAATGATGAATGTTGGTGTACATCTAGAGTACTTTTTACGTCCTTTAGAGGAATTTGTATATCCATATTCCGATATTTTTTTCAATCCGTTTTTTACATTCGGATTTCAATATTCCTTCTTTAACAATACTGCAACTTCCGATTTAGGAGATTGGCAAAATGATATCACTGTATTTCCTAAAAAATACCAAAATAACGGACATGTAGAAGTTGGTGCGAACGAGTCTTTCGTATTTTCTATTGGGCTTGGTTCTCGATTTAAGCTAACAGAAAAATTAGATTTAGCTGCGCAGTTTAACTATCAATATTTCTTTTCTGATAAAGTAGATGGATTACAGGCAGCAGTTATTGAGAATAAAAATAACGAATGGGCATTAAACATACAAGTTGGTTTAGTTTATCACTTGAACTTTAGTTTGCCTTTATTTTATTAA
- a CDS encoding RNA polymerase sigma factor produces MKTLTARITDEELVFEIVRTNNTELFATLYDRFSTVVYNKCYSFSKNRQEAEDLMQDVFVRLFVKLRTFKGNSKFSTWLYSFTYNFCVNYVQRDQHKKRERVTVVTDQIKEESSFEEIEDNSLFELKSKKLVKVLALIEPSDKMILLMKYQDEKSIKEIKDILNIGESAVKMRIKRAKQKVIKLYEEL; encoded by the coding sequence TTGAAAACATTAACCGCTAGAATTACCGACGAAGAATTAGTATTTGAAATAGTAAGAACCAACAATACAGAGTTGTTTGCAACTTTATATGACCGATTTTCTACTGTTGTTTATAATAAATGTTATAGTTTTTCTAAAAATAGGCAAGAGGCAGAAGATTTAATGCAAGATGTTTTTGTGAGACTGTTTGTAAAATTGAGAACTTTTAAAGGGAATTCTAAATTTTCTACTTGGTTATATTCTTTCACTTATAATTTTTGTGTGAATTATGTACAAAGAGATCAACACAAAAAAAGAGAAAGAGTAACTGTAGTAACAGATCAAATTAAAGAAGAAAGTTCTTTTGAAGAAATTGAAGACAATAGTTTATTTGAATTAAAGTCTAAGAAGTTAGTTAAGGTGTTAGCTTTAATAGAACCATCAGATAAAATGATTTTATTAATGAAATACCAAGATGAAAAGAGTATTAAAGAAATAAAAGACATTTTAAATATTGGCGAAAGTGCTGTTAAAATGCGAATTAAAAGAGCAAAACAAAAAGTAATTAAATTATACGAAGAGTTGTAA
- a CDS encoding sigma-70 family RNA polymerase sigma factor, with product MRQLKITKQVTNRETASLDKYLQEIGKVDLITADEEVELAQRIKAGDQRALEKLTKANLRFVVSVAKQYQNQGLTLPDLINEGNLGLIKAAKRFDETRGFKFISYAVWWIRQSILQALAEQSRIVRLPLNKIGSINKINKMYAFLEQENERPPSAEEIAKKLDMTVNDVKESMKNSGRHVSMDAPLIEGEDSNLYDVLNSGESPNPDRKLLHESLRIEINRALETLTPREADVVKLYFGLGEHQPMTLEEIGETFDLTRERVRQIKEKAIRRLKHTSRSKILMTYLG from the coding sequence ATGAGACAACTTAAAATTACCAAGCAGGTTACCAATAGAGAAACTGCATCGTTAGACAAATATTTACAGGAAATTGGAAAAGTAGATTTAATTACTGCAGATGAAGAAGTTGAATTAGCACAGCGAATTAAAGCTGGCGATCAAAGAGCATTAGAGAAATTAACAAAAGCAAATTTACGTTTTGTAGTTTCTGTAGCAAAACAATATCAAAACCAAGGATTAACATTACCAGATTTAATTAATGAAGGTAATTTAGGTTTAATTAAAGCCGCAAAACGTTTCGATGAAACTAGAGGTTTTAAATTTATATCATACGCAGTTTGGTGGATTCGTCAATCGATCTTACAAGCATTGGCAGAACAATCTAGAATTGTACGTTTACCGTTAAATAAAATTGGTTCTATCAATAAAATTAACAAAATGTACGCCTTCTTAGAGCAAGAAAACGAGCGCCCACCAAGTGCCGAAGAAATTGCGAAGAAATTAGACATGACTGTGAATGACGTAAAAGAATCTATGAAAAATTCTGGACGTCACGTATCTATGGATGCACCTTTAATTGAAGGTGAAGATTCTAATTTATACGATGTTTTAAACTCTGGAGAATCTCCAAATCCTGATCGTAAATTATTACACGAATCTTTAAGAATCGAGATTAACAGAGCGTTAGAAACATTAACACCTCGTGAAGCAGATGTTGTAAAATTATATTTTGGTTTAGGAGAACACCAACCAATGACTTTAGAAGAAATTGGAGAAACTTTCGATTTAACAAGAGAAAGAGTTCGTCAAATTAAAGAAAAAGCAATTCGTAGATTAAAACATACGTCTAGAAGTAAAATTTTAATGACATACTTAGGCTAG